The genomic interval CGCGCGCGCCCCCCGGGACGAGTGGATCATCATGTTCAACGAGCACGCGGCGGGCGCCCTCAAGGTGGAGCGCTCGCTGCACGAGAGCTTCTTCGCCGAGTGGGGGCTCACGGCGGAGGCGGTGGCGGCCACGCCCATGGCGCCGACCAACCAGGCCTACACGAGCTATCTGCTCTCCACGGCGTACGGCGCGCCATTTCACGAGGCGGTGGCGGCGCTCCTCCCCTGCTACTGGATCTACTGGGAGGTCGGCAAGGCCCTCGAGCGCTCGGGCTCGAAGGACGTGCTCTACGCGCGATGGATCGGCACCTACGCCTCCGAGGAGTTCGGCGGGCTCGTCCGCCTCGTCATCGCCTGCCTCGATGAGATGGCGGCGGGACTGGGCCCGCGCGAACGCCAGCTCATGAGCCGCCACTTCGTCGCCACCAGCCGCTACGAGTGGATGTTTTGGGATATGGGCTGGCGCAAGGAATCGTGGCCCGTATAAGGCGATGCTCAATTGACCAGTCCAAGGACCATGAGGTAGACTCCCGCGCATGGCAAAGAAGAAAGTGGCCAAGAAGACCGCGAAGAAGCCGGTGGCGAAGAAGGCAGGAGTCAAGAAGGCGTCGGCCCGGAAGCCGGCGGCCAAGGCCGCCTCCAGGAAGGCCGAGGCGTACACGCCCAAGCCCGTCGAGGGCATAGGCTGGGCGCCCTTCCGCTATCCTCTCCCGCTGATCTAGGCGCCGGGCGGCTGCTCGCGCCGCTCACGCAGCGCGCGGTAAGCTGTCGGCCTATGAGGCGCCTGGCCCGACTGGGGGTAGTGCTTTCGCTCGTCACGGTCGCCGCCGGCTGCTCGGTCATGGAGCGGGCCCGTGGCAGCTGGTGGGAGCTCTCCCGCGAGCCCTCCGGCCAGGCGCCTGATCCCGCCACGACGAAGGACGCGGTCGTCCAGGTCTATGCGGCACGCGCCGTCGGCTGGCGCGGGCTCCTTGCCGTCCATACCTGGATAGCCCTCAAGGCTTCCGGTGCCTCGGCCTATACGAGGTATGAGGTCATGGGCTGGGGCGTCAGTCGAGGGGGGCCGGCCCTTCGCGTGGATCGCACGGGCCCCGACAATGACTGGTTCGGCAGCCGGCCCTATCTCCTGGTCGATCTCCGCGGGCCCGAGGCCGATGCCGCTATCGAGAAGGTCCAGGCCGCCGTCGCCGCCTATCCCTACCGCGATTCGTACCGGACCTGGCCGGGACCCAATAGCAATACCTTCACTGCCTATGTCGCCCGCGCCGTGCCCGAGCTGCGCCTCGACCTGCCGCCAACGGCGATCGGCAAGGACT from Candidatus Methylomirabilota bacterium carries:
- the tenA gene encoding thiaminase II — translated: MAFSAELWRSIEPIYAEILAHPFVRGLTDGSLPRDAFRFYAVQDALYLRDFARALSLAAARAPRDEWIIMFNEHAAGALKVERSLHESFFAEWGLTAEAVAATPMAPTNQAYTSYLLSTAYGAPFHEAVAALLPCYWIYWEVGKALERSGSKDVLYARWIGTYASEEFGGLVRLVIACLDEMAAGLGPRERQLMSRHFVATSRYEWMFWDMGWRKESWPV
- a CDS encoding DUF3750 domain-containing protein; this translates as MRRLARLGVVLSLVTVAAGCSVMERARGSWWELSREPSGQAPDPATTKDAVVQVYAARAVGWRGLLAVHTWIALKASGASAYTRYEVMGWGVSRGGPALRVDRTGPDNDWFGSRPYLLVDLRGPEADAAIEKVQAAVAAYPYRDSYRTWPGPNSNTFTAYVARAVPELRLDLPPTAIGKDYLPGGEPVALAPSGTGLQVSVFGLLGVLAAWEEGVEVNVLGLTFGVAVKRPALKLPAVGRVGMP